Proteins encoded by one window of Flagellimonas lutaonensis:
- a CDS encoding IS110 family transposase — protein sequence METQITAVPKLFIGIDIHKRSWKVHCATELFSGRSFSMAPEPGQLRAYVGKHFPDHEVSVAYEAGCCGYRAHRCFESYGWKSLVVNPADIHRKGKERHTKTDKIDAQLISRELKDGRLESIVVPDKKREELRSLFRRRNDLVKDFRRIKSYIKMQLLYFGTKVPEEFDNDHWSHAFRGWLDALEFEYPTAKKTLESRMRSFRFIDQELRDVSTQLRRYCKVHYGKDYMLLRSIPGIGGIVACGILCELGDLRRFKSVKHLAGYVGLAPGVHQSGGTHRTMGMAMRAHRLIRSYFVEAAWQAIRADPVMQGYYRKHMGKDTKKIIIKVARKLLSRTLAVIKTETPYEVGVVE from the coding sequence ATGGAAACTCAAATTACTGCCGTCCCCAAGTTATTCATTGGCATCGACATACACAAACGGAGCTGGAAGGTACACTGCGCCACGGAACTGTTTTCGGGCAGGTCATTCAGCATGGCCCCAGAGCCCGGGCAATTACGTGCCTACGTAGGAAAGCATTTCCCGGACCATGAGGTAAGTGTGGCCTATGAGGCGGGTTGTTGCGGCTATCGCGCCCATCGTTGTTTTGAGTCCTATGGGTGGAAGTCCTTGGTGGTGAACCCTGCCGATATCCATCGTAAGGGCAAGGAGAGGCATACCAAGACCGATAAGATCGATGCGCAGCTCATCAGTAGGGAACTCAAAGATGGCCGTTTGGAGAGTATCGTGGTCCCGGATAAAAAGCGCGAGGAGCTTCGCAGTCTTTTCAGGCGCAGGAACGACCTGGTCAAGGATTTCAGGAGGATAAAGAGCTATATCAAGATGCAGTTGTTGTATTTTGGCACCAAGGTCCCCGAGGAGTTCGACAACGACCACTGGAGCCATGCTTTTCGTGGGTGGCTGGATGCCCTGGAATTTGAGTATCCGACGGCCAAGAAAACCCTTGAGAGCCGCATGCGCTCTTTCCGGTTCATCGACCAAGAGCTCCGTGACGTCTCGACACAGCTAAGGAGGTACTGCAAGGTGCATTACGGGAAGGACTATATGCTGCTCAGGAGCATACCGGGCATCGGTGGCATCGTGGCCTGTGGCATACTGTGCGAACTGGGCGACCTGCGGCGTTTCAAGAGCGTGAAGCATTTGGCGGGCTACGTGGGGCTGGCCCCGGGGGTCCACCAGAGCGGGGGCACCCATAGAACGATGGGCATGGCCATGCGGGCGCACCGTCTGATACGGAGCTATTTCGTGGAGGCGGCCTGGCAGGCGATACGTGCCGACCCCGTTATGCAAGGGTATTACCGAAAGCATATGGGCAAGGACACCAAGAAGATCATCATAAAAGTGGCCCGCAAACTGCTTTCAAGGACCTTGGCGGTGATAAAAACGGAGACCCCGTACGAGGTCGGGGTAGTTGAATGA
- a CDS encoding helix-turn-helix domain-containing protein, giving the protein MKKISKKNIEAVVHILFWLFIFSAVNVDWASDWFDKTIRPRTPAPLSVLLFPVIFYVHSLWAVPEFLNKRKWKIYVLTFVLIFIFPEVVRSGFLTWNDPEVTFREEFQSRDSLILGEPNVFWMAFTFSILYRFTKDWFIKQYQIEHLGNQLSEHLKIKVPITQPLDANEAALLKQRLEDTLKKKQVYLNKELSLAELAKQIDTSDKKLSTLLNQNLETNFYDYINNLRISAFKKGVSEGKLEHLSIVGLALQCGFRSKSSFYRAFKKETGKSPSEFIA; this is encoded by the coding sequence ATGAAAAAAATCTCTAAAAAAAACATCGAAGCCGTAGTTCATATCCTTTTTTGGCTTTTTATTTTTAGTGCTGTCAATGTTGATTGGGCTTCTGACTGGTTTGATAAAACAATTCGACCAAGAACCCCAGCACCGCTCTCCGTACTATTATTTCCAGTAATTTTTTATGTGCATTCATTGTGGGCTGTTCCTGAATTTTTGAATAAGCGTAAATGGAAAATCTATGTACTGACCTTCGTTCTTATCTTCATCTTTCCGGAAGTGGTTCGCTCAGGTTTTCTTACGTGGAATGATCCGGAAGTTACGTTCAGGGAAGAATTCCAAAGCAGGGATAGTCTGATCCTTGGAGAACCCAACGTGTTTTGGATGGCATTTACCTTCTCAATTTTATATCGGTTTACGAAAGATTGGTTTATCAAGCAGTATCAAATTGAGCATTTAGGCAATCAGTTGTCTGAGCACTTGAAAATAAAAGTGCCCATCACCCAACCATTAGATGCAAATGAAGCTGCCTTGCTAAAGCAAAGGTTAGAAGATACCTTGAAAAAAAAACAGGTTTACTTGAACAAGGAACTTTCCCTTGCCGAATTGGCAAAACAGATTGATACCTCTGATAAAAAACTATCTACGCTGCTCAACCAAAATTTGGAAACCAATTTTTATGACTATATCAATAACTTGCGAATATCGGCTTTCAAAAAAGGGGTATCGGAAGGGAAATTGGAACACCTTTCTATTGTAGGGCTCGCACTTCAGTGTGGTTTCAGATCAAAAAGCAGCTTTTACCGCGCATTCAAAAAGGAAACAGGAAAGTCCCCTTCTGAATTCATCGCATAA
- a CDS encoding ABC transporter ATP-binding protein — protein sequence MMLSIQNLTKTYPNGVKALDEINLEILPGMFGLLGPNGAGKSSLMRTIATLQTPDSGRVVFNGIDIGNDPMSLRKTLGYLPQEFGVYPKESAETLLGYFAILKGISSRKERKWKVEEVLHLTNLYEVRKKHVSSYSGGMRQRFGIAQLLLNDPQLIIVDEPTAGLDPEERNRFLNVLRGIGTDNIVLFSTHLVEDVKELCTDMAIMKHGKIHRHLTPSQAVKELESKIWTKSILATELEQYKSTFNYLSSSYNEDHSLTIRVFADNRPNDSFEKAEKVTLEDVYFHALEKTVEEYA from the coding sequence ATGATGTTGTCTATTCAAAACCTCACCAAAACGTATCCCAATGGTGTAAAAGCCCTTGATGAAATAAACCTGGAAATTCTACCTGGAATGTTTGGTCTCTTAGGGCCTAATGGAGCCGGCAAATCCTCACTGATGAGGACGATTGCCACCCTTCAAACACCTGATAGCGGTAGAGTGGTTTTCAATGGGATTGATATCGGAAACGACCCCATGAGCTTGCGAAAAACACTTGGCTATTTGCCTCAGGAATTCGGAGTTTATCCGAAGGAATCAGCGGAAACTCTATTGGGTTATTTTGCCATTTTGAAAGGCATATCCTCCCGTAAGGAGCGGAAATGGAAAGTCGAGGAAGTGCTACACCTTACGAATTTATATGAGGTCCGAAAGAAGCATGTAAGTTCTTATTCTGGTGGCATGCGCCAGCGCTTTGGTATTGCACAGTTACTGCTCAACGATCCTCAGTTAATCATTGTGGATGAGCCCACAGCAGGGTTAGACCCTGAAGAAAGAAATCGGTTTTTGAACGTTTTACGTGGAATCGGCACAGATAACATCGTTTTGTTCTCTACGCACCTGGTAGAAGATGTAAAAGAACTTTGTACCGATATGGCCATCATGAAACATGGAAAAATTCACCGACACCTTACCCCATCTCAAGCTGTAAAAGAACTGGAATCGAAAATCTGGACCAAAAGTATCCTTGCTACCGAGCTGGAACAATATAAATCTACTTTCAATTATTTGTCGTCCTCTTATAATGAAGACCATTCACTGACCATCAGAGTTTTTGCTGACAACAGACCCAATGATTCATTTGAAAAAGCCGAGAAAGTAACGCTGGAAGATGTGTATTTCCATGCCCTGGAAAAAACCGTAGAAGAATATGCTTAG
- a CDS encoding M1 family aminopeptidase: MLRSIYSYELKRLLKQPAIYFYFIVFFGIALLSMLGTGGFFDGVSETKKEVGFLNSTHQINFIFQYFNKFFMFLLPAIIGMVIYKDYKSNVHPILYSYPIKKSDFLLGKFLSSLTIVFLITLSVGFAFYLGEYILGTDNPMIGPTNFWGYVSAYLFFVWPNMFVYGLMIFIVVASLRNIYAGFISIILLFFIQIMIDNLFEGTPLLFALFDPFGKNAVAYETRFWTISEQNVQQIPLLGVVLWNRLLWTTLGLLLFGLFYKKFKLEQETFRLLPGIGKRKSGKEQKSKLIQSRIKNTEVTIDFSFLEQVKAMLKLSAIDFRFIIKNWLFQVLVFFGVLALVFAVSRVTNRADMTYLPLTRIVLAVPMYFFSLVIMLMTFIYAGMLVHRSRIAKSNQLIDTTATTNWVLLGSKILALLKVQLLLLLVVMLCGIGLQLYNGYYHLEIDLYLFHLLILTFPTLIIWAALSVFIHTLVPNVYVGIFLLLLIWIGKDQLPQIGIETNLLRFNSPPQLTYSDLNGFGHGLLAHLIINAYWLSFSVILILLTYLFWERGYSHSLKERIAKAVQKLKGHTFYTFLLLLGLFFAWGIYIFQEEESSSKTVGNNEQILQDFKTNFGKYKSTIQPKITSVKLNVELFPESNSFQTSGSYILVNQSPERIDTLLIKTGYDEITDYFFSVTSRIIQKDDALQFAVHVLEKSIESGDSLQMEFEIKNKPNTLFYQNSSILQNGTFLRTDILPRLGYFFDDEYYEPTDSIARHTNFYSPDADLVDIETVISTSHLQTAIAPGTLIKQWAENNRNYFHYKTEKKIKFAFAFHSGDFSVSKSNHKGVNVEIYHHENHTFNLKDITDGLNASLAYNSRFFGSYQHDDIKTIEFPVTEGTYATIMSNTIPTSEARFILSNGEAKNHINLSFYVQAHELTHHWWGNQLMPADALGAKMLTESITEYISLRIYEEHFGKEKAQHFLSLQRQRYLEGRTRDAGKESPLYLVRPEQEYIAYGKGAMAFNTLQYYVGEENLNNLLKEFLKKYKFRVDQYPTSTDLITHLKNEIPVEFHYIIQDMMESITFYDNKIIDTKELPNNQLEIIFSIRKMDSIQKNEVEAANVFLTIGQYDSDGNLLQIEEVKASSGENNITIYKKPGATHILLDPFLHFIELNVEDNRQNIVTKE; encoded by the coding sequence ATGCTTAGATCGATCTATTCTTACGAACTGAAAAGGTTGCTGAAGCAGCCTGCTATCTATTTTTATTTCATAGTATTTTTTGGTATCGCCCTTTTATCCATGCTTGGCACAGGGGGATTTTTTGATGGTGTTTCTGAAACCAAAAAGGAAGTGGGATTCCTTAACTCCACCCATCAAATCAATTTTATTTTTCAATATTTCAATAAGTTTTTCATGTTCCTGCTGCCTGCGATTATCGGAATGGTGATATACAAGGACTATAAAAGCAATGTTCATCCCATTTTGTACAGTTATCCCATTAAAAAATCGGATTTTCTGCTTGGAAAATTTCTCAGTTCATTAACCATTGTTTTTCTGATCACCCTTTCCGTTGGTTTTGCCTTCTATCTGGGAGAATATATTTTGGGTACAGATAACCCAATGATTGGCCCAACTAACTTTTGGGGATACGTAAGTGCCTATCTCTTTTTTGTATGGCCTAATATGTTTGTCTATGGTTTAATGATATTTATAGTCGTAGCCTCCCTCCGAAATATTTATGCAGGTTTTATTTCGATTATACTCTTGTTTTTCATTCAGATCATGATCGATAATCTGTTTGAAGGAACGCCATTGCTCTTTGCGCTTTTCGACCCTTTTGGCAAAAATGCTGTTGCTTATGAAACCCGATTTTGGACCATTTCTGAACAAAATGTTCAGCAAATTCCATTGCTTGGGGTGGTGCTCTGGAACAGACTGCTATGGACTACACTGGGCCTATTGTTATTTGGCCTTTTTTACAAAAAATTCAAACTGGAGCAGGAAACATTTCGCCTACTTCCGGGAATCGGAAAGAGAAAGTCTGGGAAAGAGCAAAAAAGCAAATTGATTCAATCAAGAATCAAGAACACAGAAGTAACCATTGATTTTTCCTTTCTCGAACAAGTTAAGGCAATGCTAAAACTGTCGGCTATCGACTTCAGGTTCATCATCAAGAATTGGCTTTTTCAAGTATTGGTTTTTTTTGGAGTATTGGCCTTGGTTTTTGCCGTGAGTCGGGTAACGAATCGGGCTGATATGACCTATCTGCCTTTAACGCGCATCGTTCTGGCAGTGCCTATGTACTTCTTTTCATTGGTAATCATGCTGATGACTTTCATTTATGCAGGTATGTTGGTACATCGCTCCCGGATAGCAAAGTCCAATCAGCTTATTGATACTACTGCAACTACCAACTGGGTTCTTTTAGGTTCAAAGATATTGGCATTGCTAAAGGTTCAGCTCCTCTTATTGTTGGTTGTGATGCTTTGCGGTATAGGGCTACAACTATACAATGGCTACTATCACTTAGAAATTGACTTATACCTTTTTCATTTGTTGATTCTTACCTTCCCAACCTTAATTATCTGGGCTGCACTTTCCGTGTTTATTCATACCCTGGTGCCCAATGTATATGTGGGTATCTTCCTTTTACTGCTGATATGGATCGGTAAAGACCAACTCCCTCAAATCGGAATAGAAACCAATCTCCTGAGGTTCAATTCCCCACCTCAATTAACTTACAGCGATTTAAACGGATTTGGTCATGGATTATTGGCCCATTTGATTATCAACGCATACTGGTTGAGCTTTTCAGTCATCTTGATTTTGTTGACTTATCTTTTCTGGGAACGTGGATATTCGCACTCATTAAAAGAACGAATTGCAAAAGCGGTTCAAAAATTAAAGGGGCACACATTTTATACATTCTTACTCTTATTGGGCCTCTTTTTTGCTTGGGGTATCTACATTTTCCAGGAGGAAGAAAGCTCATCCAAAACAGTGGGAAACAATGAGCAAATACTTCAAGACTTCAAGACCAATTTTGGGAAATATAAATCTACTATCCAACCAAAAATAACTTCAGTAAAATTGAATGTGGAGCTTTTCCCGGAGAGTAATTCATTCCAGACAAGTGGTAGTTATATCCTTGTCAATCAAAGCCCGGAACGAATAGATACTTTACTGATAAAAACCGGATATGACGAGATTACAGACTACTTCTTTAGTGTTACTTCCAGAATCATTCAAAAAGATGATGCCTTACAATTCGCGGTTCATGTTTTAGAGAAATCCATTGAATCAGGAGATTCTCTCCAAATGGAGTTTGAAATTAAGAACAAGCCAAATACACTGTTTTATCAAAATTCCAGTATCCTTCAGAATGGTACATTTTTACGAACCGATATACTTCCACGTTTAGGGTATTTTTTTGATGATGAATATTATGAGCCAACTGACAGCATAGCAAGACATACTAATTTTTATTCTCCTGATGCCGATTTAGTAGACATAGAAACGGTTATCAGCACCAGTCATTTACAAACAGCAATTGCTCCCGGAACCCTGATAAAACAATGGGCGGAAAACAACAGAAACTATTTTCACTACAAAACAGAGAAGAAAATCAAATTTGCTTTTGCCTTTCACTCGGGCGACTTTTCGGTAAGCAAGTCAAACCACAAAGGGGTTAATGTGGAAATCTATCATCACGAAAACCATACTTTTAACCTGAAGGATATAACTGATGGGCTGAATGCTTCACTTGCTTACAATAGTCGATTTTTCGGTTCGTATCAACATGATGATATTAAAACCATTGAGTTTCCTGTTACAGAAGGGACGTATGCCACAATCATGAGCAACACGATCCCTACATCCGAAGCGCGGTTTATTCTGAGCAATGGTGAAGCAAAAAATCATATCAATTTATCCTTTTACGTTCAAGCACATGAGCTCACCCACCATTGGTGGGGAAATCAACTCATGCCTGCAGATGCCTTGGGTGCTAAAATGCTTACAGAAAGCATCACAGAATACATTAGTCTGAGGATATATGAAGAGCATTTTGGAAAGGAGAAAGCGCAACATTTTCTGAGTTTACAACGCCAACGGTATTTAGAAGGAAGGACAAGAGATGCAGGCAAGGAAAGTCCACTATACCTCGTCAGACCAGAGCAGGAATACATTGCCTATGGAAAAGGAGCTATGGCATTTAACACATTGCAGTATTATGTTGGAGAAGAAAACCTGAATAATCTTCTAAAGGAATTTTTGAAAAAATATAAATTCAGAGTAGATCAGTACCCCACTTCAACGGATTTGATCACGCATCTGAAAAATGAAATTCCTGTTGAATTCCATTATATCATTCAGGACATGATGGAATCAATAACCTTCTACGACAACAAAATAATTGACACCAAAGAGCTACCGAATAACCAACTGGAAATTATATTCTCCATACGTAAAATGGATAGCATCCAAAAAAATGAAGTAGAAGCCGCCAATGTGTTTCTAACGATTGGTCAATATGATAGTGATGGAAACCTGCTTCAAATTGAAGAAGTCAAGGCATCATCAGGAGAAAACAACATCACGATTTACAAAAAGCCTGGGGCTACCCATATCTTGCTTGACCCCTTTTTGCATTTCATCGAGCTGAATGTCGAGGATAATCGCCAAAATATTGTGACAAAAGAATAA
- the istA gene encoding IS21 family transposase, with amino-acid sequence MANKQIDMRKIKLIYKLYTSGVSKRRISQQLGISRVTIRKYIEFFKRYRFTGYEVEKMTLEELHNLFKDGQRPKSQRLLTLRQYFPHFDKELRKTGVTRRLLWEEYYAKHPDGFRLSQFKYWYAEWRKETSPVMHMEHKAGDKLFIDFTGKKLHIVDRDTGELQELEVFVCILGSSQYTYVEACASQKLEDFIRCTENALWFYGGVPKALVPDNLKSAVTKSSRYEPSLNKVFADFAEHYETAVLPTRTYRPRDKAIVENAVKIIYTRVFAPLRNRTFHNITDINKAIWELLEKHNGMSFRGREYSRCSLFLEIERQELMPLPEKRYEIKRYARGTVHKNSHIYFGKDKHYYSVPYRHIGKQVKLVYTDSIVEIYHKHERFAVHKRNKKKYGYTTLADHMPSHHRFVSEWSSERFIGWAGNIGEHCKGYIIAILEKKQHPEQSYKSCLGILHLAKKYGRERLENACKRASEYGAYNYNMVERILKKGWDQIDEGIDGDLEMPEHKNIRGGKYYE; translated from the coding sequence ATGGCGAACAAGCAGATAGATATGCGAAAAATAAAACTGATTTATAAGCTCTACACCTCTGGTGTAAGCAAGCGACGGATAAGCCAGCAATTGGGCATATCCCGCGTTACCATTAGAAAGTACATCGAATTCTTCAAGCGGTACCGTTTCACGGGGTACGAAGTGGAGAAGATGACCCTGGAGGAACTCCACAATCTTTTTAAGGACGGGCAAAGGCCGAAGAGCCAACGCCTGCTGACCCTAAGGCAGTACTTTCCCCACTTTGACAAGGAACTCCGCAAGACGGGCGTTACGCGACGATTGCTGTGGGAGGAATATTATGCGAAGCACCCCGATGGGTTCAGGCTCTCACAGTTCAAGTATTGGTACGCCGAATGGCGCAAGGAGACCTCGCCCGTGATGCACATGGAGCATAAGGCCGGCGACAAGCTCTTTATCGACTTCACGGGAAAGAAACTCCATATCGTCGACAGGGACACCGGCGAACTTCAGGAACTGGAAGTGTTCGTGTGCATACTGGGCAGCAGCCAGTATACCTATGTGGAGGCCTGCGCAAGCCAAAAACTGGAAGATTTTATACGTTGTACCGAGAACGCCCTATGGTTCTATGGCGGCGTGCCAAAGGCCTTGGTGCCCGATAACCTCAAATCGGCCGTGACAAAGAGCAGTCGTTACGAACCTAGTTTGAACAAGGTATTCGCGGACTTTGCCGAACATTACGAAACAGCCGTACTGCCCACACGTACCTACAGGCCAAGGGACAAGGCCATAGTGGAGAACGCCGTGAAGATAATCTACACTAGGGTGTTCGCCCCTTTACGGAACCGGACCTTCCATAACATCACAGATATCAACAAAGCGATATGGGAGCTGTTAGAGAAGCACAATGGAATGTCATTTAGGGGGAGGGAATACTCCCGTTGTTCATTGTTCCTTGAGATAGAGAGGCAAGAACTGATGCCCTTGCCCGAAAAACGCTATGAGATAAAAAGGTATGCCCGAGGTACCGTGCACAAGAACAGCCATATCTATTTTGGGAAGGACAAGCACTATTACAGTGTTCCCTATCGCCATATCGGCAAACAGGTCAAGCTGGTCTATACCGACAGCATCGTCGAGATTTACCATAAACACGAAAGGTTCGCGGTACATAAAAGGAACAAAAAGAAATATGGCTATACCACCCTGGCCGACCATATGCCATCGCACCACCGCTTTGTGAGCGAATGGAGCAGTGAGAGGTTCATTGGTTGGGCAGGCAATATCGGCGAACACTGCAAAGGGTACATCATCGCCATATTGGAAAAGAAACAGCACCCGGAACAATCCTATAAATCCTGTCTTGGCATATTGCACCTTGCCAAAAAGTATGGAAGGGAACGTCTTGAGAACGCCTGCAAACGTGCCTCGGAATATGGAGCGTACAATTACAATATGGTCGAGCGCATCTTAAAGAAGGGATGGGACCAAATTGATGAAGGTATCGACGGGGATCTGGAAATGCCCGAGCACAAGAACATAAGGGGCGGAAAATACTATGAATAA
- the istB gene encoding IS21-like element helper ATPase IstB translates to MNEKTMELMKQMRFFGMHRAFATTMETGGADTTYTNDELIAYLIQSEWDDRRNRRIERLTKSARFRYTAVMEALDYRPSRQLDKNLVQRLGSCGFIRKRENILVTGSTGVGKSYLASAIGHQACSMGYRTMYFNTAKLFTLLKTSKADGSYLKQINRLERQDLLILDDFGLKPLDNINRHSLMEIIEDRHGKRSTIIASQLPVEVWHDIIGEKTLADAILDRLVHTAHRIDIKGESMRRKLKNKN, encoded by the coding sequence ATGAACGAAAAAACAATGGAACTGATGAAACAAATGAGGTTCTTTGGAATGCACAGGGCCTTCGCCACAACAATGGAAACCGGAGGTGCCGATACCACCTACACCAATGACGAGCTCATCGCCTATCTCATCCAGAGCGAATGGGACGACCGCCGCAACCGCAGGATAGAGCGATTGACCAAGTCCGCAAGGTTCAGGTACACGGCCGTTATGGAGGCCTTGGACTACCGTCCATCGCGCCAACTGGACAAAAATCTTGTACAGCGGCTCGGCTCCTGCGGCTTTATCCGAAAAAGGGAGAACATACTTGTCACGGGCAGTACGGGCGTGGGCAAAAGTTATCTGGCCTCCGCCATTGGCCACCAGGCCTGCTCGATGGGGTATAGAACAATGTACTTCAACACCGCCAAACTATTCACCCTGCTAAAGACCTCCAAGGCCGACGGTTCCTACCTGAAACAGATAAACCGATTGGAAAGACAGGACTTGCTCATATTGGATGATTTTGGGCTGAAGCCCCTGGACAACATAAACCGCCACTCCCTGATGGAGATCATCGAGGACAGGCACGGCAAAAGATCCACCATAATAGCATCACAGCTACCTGTCGAAGTATGGCACGACATTATAGGTGAAAAAACACTGGCCGATGCCATCCTGGACCGTTTGGTGCACACGGCACACAGAATAGATATAAAAGGAGAATCAATGAGAAGAAAATTGAAAAATAAAAACTAA
- a CDS encoding type II toxin-antitoxin system HigB family toxin: protein MRVIAKRTLREFWEKHADCEQHLKAWYQETEKANWNNPNELKQDYPSASILKNNRICFNIKGNDYRLIVKFNFEFQIGWIRFVGTHAEYDKIDADNI from the coding sequence GTGAGAGTTATTGCAAAGCGGACTTTAAGGGAATTCTGGGAAAAACATGCCGACTGTGAACAACATCTAAAGGCATGGTACCAAGAAACTGAAAAGGCCAATTGGAACAATCCAAACGAACTTAAACAAGACTATCCAAGTGCGAGCATTTTAAAAAACAACAGAATCTGTTTTAACATTAAAGGAAATGATTATCGACTAATTGTTAAGTTTAATTTCGAGTTTCAAATTGGATGGATTCGATTTGTTGGAACTCATGCCGAATATGATAAAATAGACGCAGACAATATTTAA
- a CDS encoding helix-turn-helix domain-containing protein: MDLKPIRNEKDYQNALKRLEEIFDAKKGTKKGDELEILSILIDNYENENFPIEMPDPIEAIKFRMEQMGMKQKDLAEVVGFKSRVSEILNRKRKLTIDMIRRLNTSLRIPTEVLIQDY; encoded by the coding sequence ATGGACTTAAAACCTATTAGAAACGAAAAGGATTATCAAAACGCGCTCAAAAGACTTGAGGAAATTTTTGATGCCAAAAAAGGAACGAAAAAAGGCGATGAATTAGAAATCCTCTCCATTCTTATTGATAATTATGAAAATGAGAATTTCCCAATCGAAATGCCTGATCCAATTGAGGCCATTAAGTTTCGTATGGAACAAATGGGAATGAAACAAAAAGATCTCGCAGAAGTCGTTGGCTTTAAAAGTCGTGTGAGTGAAATACTCAATAGAAAAAGGAAACTAACTATTGATATGATCAGAAGATTAAACACTTCTTTGAGGATTCCCACTGAAGTCCTTATTCAGGATTATTAA
- a CDS encoding 2TM domain-containing protein, whose translation MKNFLKVLKVSLVITIFISLMNLFIFNDGDFSLENVLTQIILSFIFSFGLTAANSYYYDGVSLRYDWEKEPKKRLWVGALGSIVITLVVFAVLRYLMFLYFKGYSVSEFIANEHASAYVIALIITLFVSLFIHAFYFYRALQKREVKQQKIIAGTASARFDALKNQLDPHFLFNSLNVLTSLIEEDPDAAQKFTTSLSKVYRYVLEQKNKDLVTVNEELDFARTYVRLLKMRFEDSIVFDIPENASNPEAKIVPLSLQLLLENAVKHNVVTSSKPLHLKVYEEDGMLVVKNNLQEKKVVKKSSGVGLQNIRQRYSILTDRQVEIEKNRDEFSVKLPMLTQQITVMETDTHKDHIEEKRYLKAKERVEAIKGFYGNLTAYLIVIPILWWLNFRTTDFLWAFFPTLGWGFGLTMHALEAFGYNPLWGKRWEEKKIKELMEKEDF comes from the coding sequence ATGAAGAATTTTTTAAAGGTTCTCAAGGTTTCGTTGGTCATAACGATTTTCATCTCATTGATGAACCTTTTCATATTTAATGATGGCGATTTTTCCCTAGAAAATGTGCTGACGCAGATTATTCTCAGTTTTATCTTTTCATTTGGGCTTACCGCCGCCAACTCGTATTACTACGACGGTGTGAGCCTTCGCTACGATTGGGAGAAAGAACCCAAAAAAAGGCTGTGGGTGGGCGCATTGGGCTCCATTGTCATTACCCTGGTCGTATTTGCTGTCTTGCGTTATCTTATGTTTCTCTATTTCAAAGGTTACTCGGTAAGCGAATTTATTGCCAACGAGCATGCGAGTGCCTATGTAATCGCCCTTATTATAACCCTTTTTGTCTCGCTCTTCATCCACGCCTTCTATTTTTACCGGGCCTTACAAAAACGCGAGGTAAAGCAGCAGAAGATCATTGCGGGCACCGCCTCGGCGCGTTTTGATGCCCTCAAGAACCAATTGGACCCCCATTTTCTGTTCAACAGCCTCAACGTGCTGACCAGCCTTATAGAAGAAGACCCCGATGCGGCCCAAAAATTCACCACCTCGCTCTCAAAAGTATACCGTTATGTGTTGGAGCAGAAGAACAAAGACCTGGTCACCGTAAATGAGGAACTCGACTTTGCCCGCACCTATGTACGGCTTTTAAAAATGCGGTTTGAAGACAGTATTGTGTTCGACATACCCGAGAACGCCAGCAACCCCGAGGCCAAGATTGTACCGCTCTCATTGCAATTACTGCTCGAAAACGCCGTCAAGCACAATGTGGTCACCTCGTCAAAACCCTTGCACCTAAAGGTCTATGAAGAAGACGGTATGCTGGTGGTAAAGAACAACCTGCAAGAAAAAAAGGTGGTCAAAAAAAGCAGTGGGGTAGGGCTGCAGAACATTCGCCAACGGTATTCGATACTGACCGATAGGCAGGTAGAAATCGAAAAAAACAGAGATGAGTTCAGCGTAAAGCTACCGATGCTCACACAGCAGATCACAGTGATGGAGACCGATACCCACAAAGACCATATTGAGGAAAAACGCTACCTCAAGGCCAAAGAACGGGTAGAGGCCATCAAAGGGTTTTACGGCAACCTAACTGCCTACCTGATCGTGATCCCCATACTGTGGTGGCTCAATTTTCGCACGACGGACTTTCTATGGGCCTTTTTCCCCACTCTGGGCTGGGGCTTTGGCCTTACCATGCACGCCCTTGAGGCCTTTGGCTATAACCCGCTCTGGGGCAAACGCTGGGAAGAAAAAAAGATCAAGGAGTTGATGGAGAAGGAAGATTTTTAA